One Amaranthus tricolor cultivar Red isolate AtriRed21 chromosome 10, ASM2621246v1, whole genome shotgun sequence genomic window carries:
- the LOC130824893 gene encoding uncharacterized protein LOC130824893, whose translation MDKGSKGWWEFPRWSHVYEQGTDEYIEKAFAIRSQGNQISCPCSNCHHRYWYGRNDVRDHIICNGFVPRNDETFHLGGMSPEREVEDPQHDEPSNINDRIQELLSDALREGPNEEAKKFFRLIEEGKQELYPGCKKMSRLAFTIRLYIYKCNHKLSDVATAGLLNFFKEVLPDDAILPTSMHEAKKVLKLLGLDYKRIDACPNDCMLYWAEHANATSCHVCGTSRWKSKDNDEDDNPNEKTRRIPSKVLRYFPIKKRLQRLYMCAETASFMTWHKTAGEKDGLLQHPANGQAWINFDKIYESFSKEPRNVRLALATDGFNPFNTMSIVYSTWPIILINYSLPPWLATKSEFLMLSLLIPGPLSPGNAIDVYLQPLIKDLINLWEFGLETYDATTNTRFDMQVALVGTISDFPGYAM comes from the coding sequence ATGGATAAGGGAAGTAAGGGTTGGTGGGAATTTCCTAGATGGAGTCATGTATATGAACAAGGAACGGATGAATACATTGAGAAAGCCTTTGCTATAAGGTCCCAAGGGAACCAGATTAGTTGCCCATGTTCTAATTGCCATCATCGATATTGGTATGGTAGAAATGACGTAAGAGATCATATTATTTGCAATGGCTTTGTGCCAAGAAACGATGAAACCTTTCATCTAGGTGGGATGAGCCCTGAAAGAGAAGTTGAGGATCCTCAACACGATGAACCATCAAACATTAATGATCGTATACAAGAGTTGTTGAGTGATGCTTTGAGAGAAGGGCCAAATGAAGAGGCGAAGAAGTTTTTTCGCCTAATAGAGGAAGGCAAACAAGAGTTGTATCCGGGTTGCAAAAAAATGTCTAGACTTGCCTTCACAATTCGCCTCTACATTTACAAGTGTAACCATAAGTTGTCCGATGTTGCAACTGCTGGTTTACTAAATTTCTTCAAGGAAGTTCTCCCCGATGATGCAATATTGCCCACATCTATGCACGAAGCGAAGAAAGTTTTAAAGTTGTTGGGGTTGGACTACAAAAGGATAGACGCTTGCCCTAATGATTGCATGTTATATTGGGCGGAGCATGCAAACGCAACCAGTTGTCATGTCTGTGGAACTTCAAGGTGGAAATCGAAGGATAATGATGAAGATGACAATCCTAATGAAAAAACTCGTAGAATTCCATCTAAAGTTCTAAGGTACTTCCCAATCAAGAAGAGGTTGCAAAGGTTATACATGTGTGCCGAAACAGCAAGTTTTATGACATGGCATAAAACTGCAGGAGAGAAGGATGGGCTTTTGCAACATCCAGCCAATGGTCAAGCTTGGATCAACTTTGACAAAATATATGAAAGCTTCTCCAAGGAACCCCGTAATGTGAGACTTGCATTAGCCACTgatggttttaatccttttaacacaATGAGCATTGTGTACAGTACTTGGCCAATCATTTTGATCAATTACAGCTTGCCTCCATGGTTGGCAACAAAGTCCGagtttttaatgctttcattACTTATACCTGGACCTTTGTCTCCTGGAAATGCCATTGATGTCTATTTACAACCACTTATCAAAGACCTCATTAATTTGTGGGAGTTTGGCCTAGAAACATATGATGCTACAACCAATACAAGGTTTGACATGCAAGTAGCTTTGGTGGGTACCATTAGTGATTTTCCGGGTTATGCAATGTGA